The Medicago truncatula cultivar Jemalong A17 chromosome 4, MtrunA17r5.0-ANR, whole genome shotgun sequence genome includes a region encoding these proteins:
- the LOC11439370 gene encoding uncharacterized protein translates to MLDQFFEFILHQLSYIRKHKDCPTDINEAVSSIIFASARFGDFPELYPIRKLFAQRYGQDFVTAALDLLPGNLVNTKLKEILSVKSVPDDLKYRVVDEIAMESSLQTKVKEYKGSQLIVRDSQIIHTKGSKIHSPSKFDQEIETDVTPLSFTTPSDAFSPPESSLCNSSTSVSPIQQERVEELEDIDECEYFSSKDGCSEDQRLVLFNSSESDMDRDESSSDSSIRTYTSRKLASKKRLRRRSPLLERQGIVEIGYTLHYQTPSPQSSYPKKRLKQHSYSDSCERNSLDFNMSDCSCNLDSPCYCFVYNEIEIFEYLGRSSSSTNAFNPNTCDCLTTTPYSRALTTTPSKLMGNYNDNLLRILSCPSPRPKHVHPKLPDYDDFVATLMALQREFTHRAD, encoded by the exons ATGTTAGATCAGTTCTTTGAATTTATCCTTCACCAACTCTCATATATCAGAAAGCACAA GGACTGCCCAACTGATATAAACGAAGCAGTATCTAGTATTATATTTGCTTCTGCAAGATTTGGGGATTTTCCTGAACTCTATCCCATTAGAAAGCTCTTTGCACAACGTTATGGTCAAGATTTTGTAACTGCAGCTTTGGACCTATTACCTGGGAACCTTGTTAACACAAag TTAAAAGAGATCCTCTCAGTGAAATCTGTGCCGGATGACTTGAAGTACAGAGTAGTTGATGAAATAGCAATGGAATCTTCCCTACAAACTAAG GTGAAAGAATATAAAGGGAGTCAATTAATTGTACGTGATTCCCAAATAATTCATACAAAAGGATCTAAAATACATTCTCCTTCGAAATTTGATCAAGAGATAGAAACAGATGTTACACCTTTATCCTTCACCACACCAAGTGATGCATTTTCTCCACCAGAATCCAGTTTATGTAATTCTTCAACATCCGTTTCGCCTATCCAACAAGAGAGAGTGGAGGAACTAGAAGATATCGATGAATGTGAGtatttttcatcaaaagatGGTTGCAGCGAGGACCAAAGGCTCGTATTATTCAATTCAAGTGAAAGTGATATGGATCGGGATGAATCAAGTAGTGACTCAAGCATAAGGACCTACACATCGCGAAAACTTGCATCGAAGAAAAGATTAAGAAGAAGATCACCCTTGCTTGAAAGACAAGGCATTGTTGAGATTGGATACACTTTACATTATCAAACACCAAGTCCACAATCAAGTTATCCAAAGAAAAGACTAAAGCAACATTCCTACTCAGATTCATGTGAAAGAAATAGTTTGGACTTCAACATGAGTGATTGCAGCTGCAATTTGGATAGCCCTTGTTACTGTTTTGTATACAATGAAATAGAAATTTTTGAGTACCTAGGAAGATCTTCTTCTTCCACCAATGCTTTCAATCCAAACACATGTGATTGCTTAACAACAACTCCTTATTCAAGAGCCTTGACAACAACACCTTCAAAGTTGATGGGAAATTACAACGACAATTTGTTAAGGATATTGTCATGTCCTTCTCCACGGCCAAAGCATGTTCATCCTAAGTTGCCAGACTATGATGACTTTGTTGCTACTCTCATGGCTCTTCAGAGAGAGTTCACTCATAGAGCAGATTAG